TAATCGCCCAGATTAAATTTTTAGACACATCAATTAATCGCTCAGCAAGATAAGCCGGGATTTTTGAATGAATGAATAATTCAGCAACAACGCTTGTGCCCCAAAGAACGCCTAAAATATTCCAGTTGATATGCTGAAATATTCTTAAAGGACTGAGAATGCCTCCAATGACCAGTAAGATAACTCCTATCCAAGTTGCTAATATTCGGAAACGATGGGTTACAATCAAAATAGCATAGACAGCAATAAAAATGATAGCACTAAGAATTTGAGACATTAGATAAAAAATGTGATGACCGAAGTTTTACAACCTAAGATTGTCATACATATCAATCTGTGTACCACTAAGAACATCCAATAAGAAAGGTGGTGATTGAGGTTTTATGACTATTTTTAGGCCTGAACAAAATGAATATGATGACTTGACTGAAGGCATTTTTAAGTTGAAGTAAGATAGAAATTTCTGCGAAAGTCAATTTTAATGGGGAAAGTAAAGAAATTATTGAAAGTTTCGGTATTTTTAGGGACTCTTTTTCAGAGGTTACTAAGATATTTTTTTTGACAGATGGATTTAGCAAAGAAAAAAAGACAGGAAAGATGTTTTTACCTCCCAATATTATTCGCTTCGGTATTCAATTAAAGAAGAAGTGGTATCAGCGTAAACCCGTTTAATCAATCCTACACCCGGAGCAAACCATTCGTAACCAAAATAATGCTCTTGATAATTGTTAAGAGTAAAAGTTGAATGAAACTCAATTTTATAAACTTGCCCAAAAGTTCCTGCGGGAACGGTGACATCGGAAATTTCCCAGACTTTTCGGGATATTGTTTGTCTTATTCTAAAGGTATCGCCTAAAATTATAACCGTATCAGCAAATACATCACTCCAAGAATTACCCAAAACAAAAGGTAGTTTATATTCTAACAACCAACTCTGTTGTAAAATATAGTCAACACCACCATAATTGACTTTTCTTATAATCAGTCTTTTTACTTCACTACCATTTTTCGTCCAATATTCACTCTCTCCATTTCTCAAGAGATGCCAAACTGAATTACCATAGGCAATAGTTTCGCCTTTTATTTCAACTAATTCAACAATATTACCTTTAGTATATTTCCAATAATAATTAGGTTTCATTGGAAAATAATCTTGTCCGGCGCGATATAGGACCCAATCGGAATTATTACAGGTTATCCATAGAATCAAAATACTTGATAAAGTAAAATAAATAAAGAAAGATACCAAATTCCTCATAAGCCCTTATTCATAGCCAATATATGTCTTCATCGGTTATGACGCATCTGTATAAATAATGATAAAAATCTATATGCTATTTAAGGACTTCATGGTTTTGCCAAAAGATTAACACCGATGCCAATCATTAATGAAATAAAGTAATCAGTGTGGTATATTTTCAGGGATTGATAAGTTCGGGGATGAATAATTTGGTTTAAGTAAAGATGAGAATTAAAATAAAAACGACTCACAACTTTTTGATAATCGATTCCTGATTTAATTCCCCAGACATAATTTTTTTCTTTACCTTGTTCAAAGTGATGTAAGATTTGATTGTATGTGCCACCAAATACTAAATTAAAACTTCTTTGTGCTTTTGGGAAAATCGGTACTTGGTAGAGTCCACTGACTGTATGGATATAAAGGTAATCACCATTACGACTTTTCCCAATATATTTAGTAAAAACATAGTCAATTTGAAATTTATTATATCTACAGAATACAGTTGGCGAAGTTGTGAGAGAATAATATCGACCAATGTTGCTGATGGGAAGATTAAACCCATATTGAACACCACAGTCTAAGGAGTTAAATAATAATAGTGATGTAATTAGCGTATATACCATATTAAGTTAATTTATCATAATAATTGTGAAGTGTCAAGTATTAACTTTAAGACATTAAATAATTCTTATACCAAGAAAGAAAAGATAGGAAAAACGAATTACATAAATTTTTAATTGTATTTAATTTGATTAATTAGTTGTCGTTATGTTTTTTTAGTTACTTCTATAGAGAAGCTAAAATAGTGCCTCTGAAATTGGAAAAGACCGAGAATGTTCAGCGGTTCTGTGGATTCATTAACAAAGATTGATTTATTCAGTCGTTACTTCCATAGGGTCCGGAAAAAGTCGAGTTTTGCTACTTAATACACTGAACATTGCACTTGTTTTGCTGTTTTTTAATTTAGTTCCGTAACACTTTTTTAAACCCTTTCCATAAGTAGGGTAATAATATTTTGTGTAAATTTAGACTTGATAGGTTAAAAATAAAGGTGTATCCTCTATGATAAAAAAGATTGACAAAATTCTAATTTTAAGTATAATGCTATTTTAATATGATTAAAGATAGATTAAAAAGAAGACACTATCGAATTCGAAAAAAAATTGTAGGCACAGAAAATAGGCCTCGGCTTTGTGTGAAACGAAGCAATAAGCATATTTATGCTATTTTAGTGAATGATGTTTCTAATAGAGTAATGACTACCGTGTCTTCGATTAGTAAAGAATTCAAAGAGATGTCAGAAAAACTGGAAAACAAACAGAAATCTTCGATTGCGGAAAAAGTTGGTTTGCTTTTAGCACAGAAAGCCAAAGCCCTTGGTATTAATGAAATCGTTTTTGACCGTGGCGGTTATCGATATCACGGTCGGGTGAAAGCATTGGCTGAAGGTGCCCGCAAAGGAGGCTTGAAATTTTAAAATCTATGATTAATACTCCAGAAACCGATCGGAATTCAAAAATTATTGTCGATACCGACGAGCCGGAAATTACTCCGGAGTTTATTGAACGAGTGATTTTCATTAAACGCATTGCTAAA
Above is a window of candidate division WOR-3 bacterium DNA encoding:
- the rplR gene encoding 50S ribosomal protein L18, encoding MIKDRLKRRHYRIRKKIVGTENRPRLCVKRSNKHIYAILVNDVSNRVMTTVSSISKEFKEMSEKLENKQKSSIAEKVGLLLAQKAKALGINEIVFDRGGYRYHGRVKALAEGARKGGLKF